The Pseudosulfitobacter pseudonitzschiae genome includes a region encoding these proteins:
- a CDS encoding FMN-binding negative transcriptional regulator: MHPNPVFHDADAARNLAFARDRGFGVLAVNAPDGPLISHVPFVLSEDGGSVALHLVRSNPIARLLTSPQPVRLAVSGGDSYVSPDWYKVPDQVPTWNYVAVHLSGMLELRPQDELRALLDAQSAHFEEQLRPKTPWTAGKMDAGALDRMMRQIVPCRMSVTGVDGTWKLSQNKPDDVRNRAANGVEAFGRGSDLAVLAALMRGAQANQ; this comes from the coding sequence ATGCATCCAAATCCGGTTTTTCACGACGCTGACGCCGCACGAAATCTGGCCTTTGCCCGCGATCGCGGCTTCGGCGTGCTGGCGGTGAATGCGCCCGACGGGCCGTTGATCAGCCATGTGCCCTTTGTGCTGTCCGAAGACGGGGGCAGCGTGGCGCTGCATCTGGTGCGGTCGAATCCTATTGCGCGGCTGCTGACCAGCCCGCAACCGGTGCGCTTGGCGGTCAGCGGTGGCGACAGCTATGTCTCGCCCGACTGGTACAAGGTGCCCGATCAGGTGCCGACGTGGAATTACGTCGCCGTGCATCTGTCTGGTATGCTTGAATTGCGTCCGCAGGACGAGTTGCGCGCGTTGCTGGACGCACAGTCGGCGCATTTCGAAGAACAGTTGCGCCCCAAAACTCCGTGGACCGCAGGCAAGATGGACGCCGGGGCGCTGGACCGCATGATGCGCCAGATCGTGCCCTGCCGGATGTCGGTCACGGGCGTCGATGGCACATGGAAGCTAAGCCAGAACAAGCCCGACGATGTGCGCAACCGCGCAGCGAACGGGGTCGAGGCCTTTGGGCGGGGCAGCGATCTGGCGGTGCTGGCTGCACTGATGCGCGGTGCGCAAGCGAATCAGTAG
- the petB gene encoding cytochrome b, which produces MSGIPHDHYEPKTGAEKWLHSRLPVVGLLYDTLMIPTPKNLNWMWIWGIVLVFCLVLQIVTGIVLVMHYTPHVDMAFASVEHIMRDVNGGYMLRYMHANGASLFFVAVYAHIFRGLYYGSYKAPREITWIIGMLIYLLMMATGFMGYVLPWGQMSFWGATVITGLFGAIPFIGEGLQTFLLGGPAVGNATLNRFFSLHYLLPFLIAGLVIVHVWAFHSTGNNNPTGVDVRKGSKEEAEKDTLPFWPYFVIKDLFALAVILVVFFAVVGFMPNYLGHPDNYLEANPLSTPAHIVPEWYFLPFYAILRAFTSDVWVVQIASFVTGGIVDAKFFGVLAMFGAIAVMALVPWLDTSSVRSGRYRPMFKMWFALLVVDFFALMWLGAMPAEEPYASFSLIASAYWFGYFLVILPLLGVIEKPDAQPATIEDDFAAKVAKTGSAKADAASQPAE; this is translated from the coding sequence ATGTCTGGAATTCCTCACGACCATTACGAACCGAAAACCGGTGCAGAGAAATGGCTTCACAGCCGTCTGCCCGTTGTTGGTTTGCTGTACGACACATTGATGATCCCCACACCCAAGAACCTGAACTGGATGTGGATCTGGGGCATTGTTCTGGTGTTCTGTCTGGTCTTGCAAATCGTCACCGGTATCGTCTTGGTGATGCACTATACACCGCATGTCGACATGGCCTTTGCCAGCGTCGAGCATATCATGCGTGACGTGAACGGCGGCTATATGCTGCGGTACATGCACGCGAACGGCGCTTCGCTGTTCTTTGTTGCTGTTTATGCCCACATCTTCCGCGGTCTCTACTACGGGTCTTACAAGGCCCCGCGCGAAATCACGTGGATCATCGGCATGCTGATCTATCTGCTGATGATGGCAACCGGCTTTATGGGCTACGTTTTGCCTTGGGGCCAGATGTCGTTCTGGGGTGCTACGGTTATCACCGGCCTGTTCGGTGCAATCCCGTTCATCGGTGAGGGCCTGCAAACGTTCCTGTTGGGCGGACCTGCGGTGGGCAACGCGACGCTGAACCGTTTCTTCAGCCTGCACTATCTGCTGCCTTTCCTGATTGCGGGTCTGGTTATTGTTCACGTCTGGGCCTTCCACTCGACCGGCAACAACAACCCCACAGGTGTTGATGTGCGTAAAGGTTCGAAAGAAGAAGCCGAGAAAGACACGCTGCCGTTCTGGCCGTACTTTGTCATCAAGGATCTGTTCGCGCTGGCCGTCATTCTGGTGGTGTTCTTTGCGGTTGTCGGCTTCATGCCGAACTATCTGGGTCACCCCGACAACTATCTGGAAGCAAATCCGCTTTCGACGCCTGCGCACATTGTTCCCGAGTGGTATTTCCTGCCGTTCTACGCGATCCTCCGGGCATTTACCTCGGATGTGTGGGTGGTGCAGATTGCATCGTTCGTGACCGGTGGCATTGTTGACGCCAAGTTCTTTGGTGTCTTGGCGATGTTTGGTGCGATTGCTGTGATGGCGCTGGTGCCGTGGCTGGATACCTCTTCGGTACGATCGGGCCGCTATCGTCCGATGTTCAAGATGTGGTTCGCGCTTCTGGTTGTCGACTTCTTCGCATTGATGTGGCTGGGTGCCATGCCAGCGGAAGAGCCTTACGCCAGCTTCTCGCTGATCGCCTCGGCTTATTGGTTCGGTTATTTCCTCGTCATCCTGCCGTTGCTGGGTGTGATTGAAAAACCCGACGCACAGCCCGCGACGATCGAAGACGACTTTGCCGCAAAAGTGGCCAAGACCGGTTCGGCCAAGGCCGATGCCGCGTCGCAGCCTGCGGAATAA
- the petA gene encoding ubiquinol-cytochrome c reductase iron-sulfur subunit, which yields MSHTDEHDGNRRDFLYYATAGAGAVAVGAAVWPLVNQMNPSADVKALSSIRVDVSGIDPGTQLTVKWLGKPVFIRRRTEAEVAAANGVEMEALPDPIARNANIAGDAPATDPNRSLVPPGGEAGTDSEWLVMMGVCTHLGCVPLGDAGDFGGWFCPCHGSHYDTAGRIRKGPAPENLPVPVAEFVDETTIKLG from the coding sequence GTGTCCCACACAGATGAACACGACGGCAACCGGCGCGATTTCCTGTACTACGCAACTGCGGGTGCAGGTGCTGTCGCTGTAGGTGCCGCCGTCTGGCCGCTGGTCAATCAGATGAACCCCTCGGCGGACGTTAAGGCGCTGTCGTCGATCCGTGTTGACGTTTCCGGCATCGATCCGGGTACACAGCTGACCGTGAAATGGCTGGGCAAGCCCGTGTTTATCCGTCGCCGCACCGAGGCCGAAGTCGCCGCGGCAAACGGGGTCGAGATGGAAGCGCTGCCCGACCCGATTGCACGCAACGCGAACATTGCAGGCGATGCGCCTGCAACAGACCCGAACCGGTCGCTGGTTCCTCCGGGCGGTGAAGCCGGCACGGACAGCGAATGGCTGGTGATGATGGGCGTTTGTACGCACCTTGGTTGTGTGCCTTTGGGCGATGCTGGCGACTTTGGCGGGTGGTTCTGCCCCTGCCACGGTTCGCACTATGATACCGCGGGCCGTATCCGCAAAGGGCCAGCACCCGAGAACCTTCCGGTTCCTGTGGCTGAATTCGTGGACGAAACCACGATTAAACTGGGTTAA
- a CDS encoding glutathione S-transferase, which produces MNLIMSGASPFVRKVLVVLRETQQLDDVEIVTVTTAPGATPADLAAANPIGKIPALVRNDGATLYDSRVITRFLDDRAKAGLYPATNPWETLTLEATGDAIMEAAVSMVYERRLRDEALQSDKWVENQWEKVSRALNALDSRWMGHLYGPLDIGHIAVGCALGYLDFRHEDRNWRKGNDALAAWAAKFAARESMQATVP; this is translated from the coding sequence ATGAATCTGATTATGTCCGGGGCCTCGCCCTTTGTGCGCAAAGTTCTGGTGGTTCTGCGCGAGACGCAGCAACTGGACGATGTCGAGATTGTCACCGTTACCACAGCCCCCGGTGCGACGCCTGCCGACCTTGCGGCGGCGAACCCTATTGGCAAAATTCCCGCGCTGGTGCGCAACGACGGTGCGACACTGTATGATAGCCGGGTGATCACACGGTTTCTGGACGACCGCGCCAAAGCAGGCCTTTATCCTGCAACCAACCCTTGGGAAACGCTGACACTGGAAGCGACGGGCGATGCGATCATGGAGGCGGCTGTCAGCATGGTTTATGAACGCCGTTTGCGCGATGAGGCGCTTCAATCGGACAAATGGGTCGAAAACCAGTGGGAAAAGGTATCGCGTGCGTTGAACGCGCTCGACAGTCGCTGGATGGGACATTTGTACGGGCCGCTTGATATCGGGCATATCGCGGTGGGTTGTGCGTTGGGATACCTTGATTTCCGCCACGAAGACCGCAACTGGCGCAAGGGCAACGATGCTCTGGCGGCTTGGGCCGCGAAATTCGCAGCCCGCGAATCAATGCAAGCGACTGTCCCCTAA